A segment of the candidate division KSB1 bacterium genome:
AAATAAGCGAATCCCTTGTACCAAGCTATGAAAATGAGACTGCTATTGCAATGAGAGCTGATGGAACTTTTGTTGTAGTTTGGCAAAATTCTAATTTGCGTTTGTGCTGTCAGCGATATGATAATGGAGGCAATAAACTGGGAAGCAATTTTCTTGTGGATGAAGATCAGCCCTTCTTGGACCAGTATTATCCAGACATTGCTATGGATGAAAATGGCAACTTTATGGTGGCCTGGGGAACCTATATTGACGTCTATTGCAAAAAGTTTGGTTATGATGGTGTGAGTCGGGGCTCCACTATTAGGGTGACCGAGCCAGTGGAGGGCTATCAATCCGATCCCAGGATTATCATTGATGGAAACGGCAATTATGTCATCGTCTGGGAAGATGCTAGAAACGGGAGGTACTCTGATGTTTATGGGCAACGCATCTCGAGTACTGGTATGCTGATCGGGCCTAATTTCAAGGTCAATGAGATTATAGAGGATACGAATCAGGCCGGCGCTGCTATTGCGGTGAATAGAGTCGATAACATCTTCATCGTTGCCTGGGATGATTATCGAAATGGCTTGGATGATGACGGTGATATTTATTGTCGTTTCTTCTCATCAGACGCACAGCCAACGGGGCATGAAATGCGTGTTAACCAGGATAGCGGAAAAAAATGCAGAATGGGGTTGATGTTAAATGGGTTAACAATAATTTATATTTCGCATGGACCGATAGTCGTGTCCCAGGACAAGGGAAAGACATTTTCGCCAGAGTGGATGTCTCTGCTATTACTCAAGCTTATATTACCCCGGTAGTCAATAACCACGCCCTGCACGAGCAATTCTACGTCGATATTCAGGTTAAGGATGCCCAGAACCTGTTCGGTGTGGCGTTCAAATTCAACTTTCCAGCGGATAAACTGGAGGCACTGTCTGCCGAAAAGGGCGATTTTCTGGGAGCAGACCCGGTGTTTTTTCCCGACATCAACAACAGCGCTGGCGTGGTGAGTGTCGGCATCAGCAAAAAGAGCGGTCAGCCGGCCGCCAGTGGCACGGGCATCGTAGCACGGATCAAGTTGAAAGAAAAGCCCTCGGTGACCAGCGGAATAACCATCAACCTTTCTCTGAGCGAGGTCACGGCTAATGATCCTTCAGGCAATCCCATTACTTTGACTCCTCAGAACATCTCGTATGTGACGCCCAATCCCACCTCGGTTGCTGACAGAACCAAACAACTTCCTGAGGAGTATGTCCTGAATCCTAACTATCCCAACCCGTTTAACCCGACGACGACAATTTCCTCCGCCCTGCCCCAGGCCGGACAGGTGCTGTTGCAAATATTTGGTACATATGGCCGTTTGGTAAAGAATCTGGTCACTGGCCATCAAGGAGCAGGGGTTCATTCCGTTGACTGGAATGCTCAGGACGAGATGAGCATTAGAGTGGCCAGTGGGATTTATATCTGTCGGCTGACGACCGGGGAAGTGGTGCTCTATCGCAAATTGATTCTGGCGAAGTAGTATGAATTAGCGGGGCTTTATTCATTGCGTCTTAAAAAACGAACAGTAAACTTGATCTAAAACCATCCCGTTCCCCCGGATATTCTTTCCAAGATCATCCGGGGGAACTGTTTCTAGAGATGGGCAAATTTTTTGGCTCCTCTCCAGAATTTGTGCAGGATATGCGGGAGGTAACTACTTGAAAGGCATGAGAGATATTCGTAACTTTTGGGCCGTTTCGCAGCACCCAGAGCTACGAAGAGGTCTCTCAT
Coding sequences within it:
- a CDS encoding T9SS type A sorting domain-containing protein; amino-acid sequence: MDVSAITQAYITPVVNNHALHEQFYVDIQVKDAQNLFGVAFKFNFPADKLEALSAEKGDFLGADPVFFPDINNSAGVVSVGISKKSGQPAASGTGIVARIKLKEKPSVTSGITINLSLSEVTANDPSGNPITLTPQNISYVTPNPTSVADRTKQLPEEYVLNPNYPNPFNPTTTISSALPQAGQVLLQIFGTYGRLVKNLVTGHQGAGVHSVDWNAQDEMSIRVASGIYICRLTTGEVVLYRKLILAK